A region from the Prionailurus viverrinus isolate Anna chromosome E2, UM_Priviv_1.0, whole genome shotgun sequence genome encodes:
- the CBLC gene encoding E3 ubiquitin-protein ligase CBL-C isoform X1 yields MAAVAAPWGRQREEARALGRAVRLLERLEEHFGDPRLASSPPSMRDLLPRTAQLLREVAHARRAADGGGPEGPGGARDFLVVYLNNLEAKSRQVAALLAPQGRRSANDELFREGSGLRRQLAKLALIFRYVHAELSALFPGGKYCGHTYQLAKAPAHSFWRGHCGARCVLTWAEFESILCTCHPVESGSTGLALRSTINLTGSGHVSIFEFDIFTRLFQPWPTLLKNWQLLAVNHPGYVAFLTYDEVQARLQACRDKPGSYIFRPSCTHLGQWAIGFVNSDGSILQTISLNKPLFQTLLDGQREGFFLYPDGKNHNPDLTELCQMEPYQHIHVSEEQLKLYWAMDSTFELCKICTERDKDVKIKPCGHLLCGSCLATWQNFESQTCPFCRGEIKGQEAVSIHQFQEKPEEATAAAEYLRSSSDQEDGEEELGQVVSSAPPQLNVSPATGRLKMVSRVLVWFSSGVPQGHQVLRSPSAPTDPVLGDLAPTTPVPSCSLPHATPRQLSGSPSSIPGVSHPRAFAPAVPSARASCPPGLLSLVSSPGRPSPITPILLKKSTPTPCRFS; encoded by the exons ATGGCCGCGGTGGCAGCCCCCTGGGGGCGGCAGCGGGAAGAGGCCCGCGCGCTCGGCCGGGCGGTGAGGCTGCTGGAACGCCTGGAAGAGCACTTCGGGGACCCCCGGCTTGCCTCCAGTCCCCCCTCGATGCGGGACCTGCTGCCCCGCACCGCGCAGCTGCTGCGCGAGGTGGCCCACGCCCGGCGGGCGGCCGACGGAGGCGGCCCCGAGGGTCCCGGCGGTGCGCGGGACTTCCTCGTCGTCTACCTTAACAACCTGGAGGCCAAGAGCAGGCAGGTGGCGGCACTGCTGGCACCCCAGGGTCGGAGGAGTGCCAATGACGAGCTCTTCCGGGAGGGCTCCGGACTCAG GCGACAGCTGGCCAAGCTGGCCCTCATCTTCCGCTACGTGCATGCCGAACTGAGCGCACTCTTCCCCGGAGGAAAGTACTGTGGACACACGTACCAGCTCGCCAAGGCCCCAGCCCACAGCTTCTGGAGGGGGCACTGCGGCGCCCG TTGTGTCCTGACCTGGGCTGAGTTTGAGTCCATCTTGTGCACCTGCCACCCGGTGGAATCAGGCTCCACGGGCCTGGCCTTGCGCTCCACCATCAACCTCACTGGCAGCGGCCACGTGTCCATCTTCGAGTTTGACATCTTTACCAGGCTCTTCCAG CCTTGGCCGACACTCCTCAAGAACTGGCAGCTCCTGGCGGTCAACCACCCGGGCTACGTGGCCTTCCTCACGTACGATGAGGTTCAAGCGCGTCTGCAGGCCTGCAGAGACAAGCCAGGCAG CTACATCTTCCGGCCCAGCTGCACTCACCTGGGACAATGGGCCATTGGATTCGTGAACTCAGACGGCAGCATCCTGCAGACCATTTCTCTCAACAAGCCCCTGTTCCAGACACTCCTGGACGGACAAAGGGAAGGCTT CTTCCTCTACCCAGATGGGAAGAACCACAACCCAGACCTGACTGAACTCTGCCAGATGGAGCCCTATCAGCACATCCATGTGTCGGAG GAGCAGCTGAAGCTGTACTGGGCCATGGACTCCACGTTTGAGCTCTGCAAGATCTGTACCGAGAGGGACAAGGACGTGAAAATCAAGCCATGTGGACACCTGCTCTGTGGCAGCTGCCTGGCTACCTGGCAG AACTTTGAAAGCCAGACGTGCCCCTTCTGCCGCGGCGAGATCAAGGGCCAAGAGGCCGTGAGTATCCATCAAtttcaagagaagccagaggAAGCCACGGCCGCTGCCGAGTACCTGAGGTCCAGCAGTGACCaggaagatggggaggaggagctggggcag GTGGTTTCCTCAGCCCCCCCTCAGCTGAATGTGTCCCCAGCTACAGGCCGGCTGAAAATGGTGAGTCGGGTGCTGGTCTGGTTCAGCTCCGGGGTCCCTCAGGGGCACCAGGTCCTGCGCTCCCCCTCGGCACCCACTGACCCGGTTCTGGGCGATCTGGCGCCCACCACCCCTGTGCCCTCTTGTTCACTTCCTCACGCCACCCCTCGCCAGCTTTCTGGCTCTCCTTCCAGCATCCCAGGCGTGTCTCatcccagggcctttgcaccagctgtcccctctgcccGGGCCTCCTGTCCCCCAGGCTTGCTCTCTCTCGTCTCCTCCCCAGGGCGGCCTTCCCCGATCACCcccattttattgaaaaaaagcacccccaccccctgccgatTTTCATAG
- the CBLC gene encoding E3 ubiquitin-protein ligase CBL-C isoform X2: MAAVAAPWGRQREEARALGRAVRLLERLEEHFGDPRLASSPPSMRDLLPRTAQLLREVAHARRAADGGGPEGPGGARDFLVVYLNNLEAKSRQVAALLAPQGRRSANDELFREGSGLRRQLAKLALIFRYVHAELSALFPGGKYCGHTYQLAKAPAHSFWRGHCGARCVLTWAEFESILCTCHPVESGSTGLALRSTINLTGSGHVSIFEFDIFTRLFQPWPTLLKNWQLLAVNHPGYVAFLTYDEVQARLQACRDKPGSYIFRPSCTHLGQWAIGFVNSDGSILQTISLNKPLFQTLLDGQREGFFLYPDGKNHNPDLTELCQMEPYQHIHVSEEQLKLYWAMDSTFELCKICTERDKDVKIKPCGHLLCGSCLATWQNFESQTCPFCRGEIKGQEAVSIHQFQEKPEEATAAAEYLRSSSDQEDGEEELGQVVSSAPPQLNVSPATGRLKMVPLALPRLQGPLPLPRIKTVALAPWEITSSPQAREGATGNS, from the exons ATGGCCGCGGTGGCAGCCCCCTGGGGGCGGCAGCGGGAAGAGGCCCGCGCGCTCGGCCGGGCGGTGAGGCTGCTGGAACGCCTGGAAGAGCACTTCGGGGACCCCCGGCTTGCCTCCAGTCCCCCCTCGATGCGGGACCTGCTGCCCCGCACCGCGCAGCTGCTGCGCGAGGTGGCCCACGCCCGGCGGGCGGCCGACGGAGGCGGCCCCGAGGGTCCCGGCGGTGCGCGGGACTTCCTCGTCGTCTACCTTAACAACCTGGAGGCCAAGAGCAGGCAGGTGGCGGCACTGCTGGCACCCCAGGGTCGGAGGAGTGCCAATGACGAGCTCTTCCGGGAGGGCTCCGGACTCAG GCGACAGCTGGCCAAGCTGGCCCTCATCTTCCGCTACGTGCATGCCGAACTGAGCGCACTCTTCCCCGGAGGAAAGTACTGTGGACACACGTACCAGCTCGCCAAGGCCCCAGCCCACAGCTTCTGGAGGGGGCACTGCGGCGCCCG TTGTGTCCTGACCTGGGCTGAGTTTGAGTCCATCTTGTGCACCTGCCACCCGGTGGAATCAGGCTCCACGGGCCTGGCCTTGCGCTCCACCATCAACCTCACTGGCAGCGGCCACGTGTCCATCTTCGAGTTTGACATCTTTACCAGGCTCTTCCAG CCTTGGCCGACACTCCTCAAGAACTGGCAGCTCCTGGCGGTCAACCACCCGGGCTACGTGGCCTTCCTCACGTACGATGAGGTTCAAGCGCGTCTGCAGGCCTGCAGAGACAAGCCAGGCAG CTACATCTTCCGGCCCAGCTGCACTCACCTGGGACAATGGGCCATTGGATTCGTGAACTCAGACGGCAGCATCCTGCAGACCATTTCTCTCAACAAGCCCCTGTTCCAGACACTCCTGGACGGACAAAGGGAAGGCTT CTTCCTCTACCCAGATGGGAAGAACCACAACCCAGACCTGACTGAACTCTGCCAGATGGAGCCCTATCAGCACATCCATGTGTCGGAG GAGCAGCTGAAGCTGTACTGGGCCATGGACTCCACGTTTGAGCTCTGCAAGATCTGTACCGAGAGGGACAAGGACGTGAAAATCAAGCCATGTGGACACCTGCTCTGTGGCAGCTGCCTGGCTACCTGGCAG AACTTTGAAAGCCAGACGTGCCCCTTCTGCCGCGGCGAGATCAAGGGCCAAGAGGCCGTGAGTATCCATCAAtttcaagagaagccagaggAAGCCACGGCCGCTGCCGAGTACCTGAGGTCCAGCAGTGACCaggaagatggggaggaggagctggggcag GTGGTTTCCTCAGCCCCCCCTCAGCTGAATGTGTCCCCAGCTACAGGCCGGCTGAAAATG GtacctctggccctccccagacTTCAGGGCCCTCTACCCTTGCCAAGAATTAAGACTGTGGCCTTAGCCCCATGGGAAATCACCTCCAGCCCTCAGGCCAGGGAGGGAGCCACAGG AAACTCCTAA
- the CBLC gene encoding E3 ubiquitin-protein ligase CBL-C isoform X3 encodes MAAVAAPWGRQREEARALGRAVRLLERLEEHFGDPRLASSPPSMRDLLPRTAQLLREVAHARRAADGGGPEGPGGARDFLVVYLNNLEAKSRQVAALLAPQGRRSANDELFREGSGLRRQLAKLALIFRYVHAELSALFPGGKYCGHTYQLAKAPAHSFWRGHCGARCVLTWAEFESILCTCHPVESGSTGLALRSTINLTGSGHVSIFEFDIFTRLFQPWPTLLKNWQLLAVNHPGYVAFLTYDEVQARLQACRDKPGSYIFRPSCTHLGQWAIGFVNSDGSILQTISLNKPLFQTLLDGQREGFFLYPDGKNHNPDLTELCQMEPYQHIHVSEEQLKLYWAMDSTFELCKICTERDKDVKIKPCGHLLCGSCLATWQNFESQTCPFCRGEIKGQEAVSIHQFQEKPEEATAAAEYLRSSSDQEDGEEELGQVPLALPRLQGPLPLPRIKTVALAPWEITSSPQAREGATGNS; translated from the exons ATGGCCGCGGTGGCAGCCCCCTGGGGGCGGCAGCGGGAAGAGGCCCGCGCGCTCGGCCGGGCGGTGAGGCTGCTGGAACGCCTGGAAGAGCACTTCGGGGACCCCCGGCTTGCCTCCAGTCCCCCCTCGATGCGGGACCTGCTGCCCCGCACCGCGCAGCTGCTGCGCGAGGTGGCCCACGCCCGGCGGGCGGCCGACGGAGGCGGCCCCGAGGGTCCCGGCGGTGCGCGGGACTTCCTCGTCGTCTACCTTAACAACCTGGAGGCCAAGAGCAGGCAGGTGGCGGCACTGCTGGCACCCCAGGGTCGGAGGAGTGCCAATGACGAGCTCTTCCGGGAGGGCTCCGGACTCAG GCGACAGCTGGCCAAGCTGGCCCTCATCTTCCGCTACGTGCATGCCGAACTGAGCGCACTCTTCCCCGGAGGAAAGTACTGTGGACACACGTACCAGCTCGCCAAGGCCCCAGCCCACAGCTTCTGGAGGGGGCACTGCGGCGCCCG TTGTGTCCTGACCTGGGCTGAGTTTGAGTCCATCTTGTGCACCTGCCACCCGGTGGAATCAGGCTCCACGGGCCTGGCCTTGCGCTCCACCATCAACCTCACTGGCAGCGGCCACGTGTCCATCTTCGAGTTTGACATCTTTACCAGGCTCTTCCAG CCTTGGCCGACACTCCTCAAGAACTGGCAGCTCCTGGCGGTCAACCACCCGGGCTACGTGGCCTTCCTCACGTACGATGAGGTTCAAGCGCGTCTGCAGGCCTGCAGAGACAAGCCAGGCAG CTACATCTTCCGGCCCAGCTGCACTCACCTGGGACAATGGGCCATTGGATTCGTGAACTCAGACGGCAGCATCCTGCAGACCATTTCTCTCAACAAGCCCCTGTTCCAGACACTCCTGGACGGACAAAGGGAAGGCTT CTTCCTCTACCCAGATGGGAAGAACCACAACCCAGACCTGACTGAACTCTGCCAGATGGAGCCCTATCAGCACATCCATGTGTCGGAG GAGCAGCTGAAGCTGTACTGGGCCATGGACTCCACGTTTGAGCTCTGCAAGATCTGTACCGAGAGGGACAAGGACGTGAAAATCAAGCCATGTGGACACCTGCTCTGTGGCAGCTGCCTGGCTACCTGGCAG AACTTTGAAAGCCAGACGTGCCCCTTCTGCCGCGGCGAGATCAAGGGCCAAGAGGCCGTGAGTATCCATCAAtttcaagagaagccagaggAAGCCACGGCCGCTGCCGAGTACCTGAGGTCCAGCAGTGACCaggaagatggggaggaggagctggggcag GtacctctggccctccccagacTTCAGGGCCCTCTACCCTTGCCAAGAATTAAGACTGTGGCCTTAGCCCCATGGGAAATCACCTCCAGCCCTCAGGCCAGGGAGGGAGCCACAGG AAACTCCTAA
- the CBLC gene encoding E3 ubiquitin-protein ligase CBL-C isoform X4 translates to MAAVAAPWGRQREEARALGRAVRLLERLEEHFGDPRLASSPPSMRDLLPRTAQLLREVAHARRAADGGGPEGPGGARDFLVVYLNNLEAKSRQVAALLAPQGRRSANDELFREGSGLRRQLAKLALIFRYVHAELSALFPGGKYCGHTYQLAKAPAHSFWRGHCGARCVLTWAEFESILCTCHPVESGSTGLALRSTINLTGSGHVSIFEFDIFTRLFQPWPTLLKNWQLLAVNHPGYVAFLTYDEVQARLQACRDKPGSYIFRPSCTHLGQWAIGFVNSDGSILQTISLNKPLFQTLLDGQREGFFLYPDGKNHNPDLTELCQMEPYQHIHVSEEQLKLYWAMDSTFELCKICTERDKDVKIKPCGHLLCGSCLATWQNFESQTCPFCRGEIKGQEAVSIHQFQEKPEEATAAAEYLRSSSDQEDGEEELGQPGRVPECWDSKQKDT, encoded by the exons ATGGCCGCGGTGGCAGCCCCCTGGGGGCGGCAGCGGGAAGAGGCCCGCGCGCTCGGCCGGGCGGTGAGGCTGCTGGAACGCCTGGAAGAGCACTTCGGGGACCCCCGGCTTGCCTCCAGTCCCCCCTCGATGCGGGACCTGCTGCCCCGCACCGCGCAGCTGCTGCGCGAGGTGGCCCACGCCCGGCGGGCGGCCGACGGAGGCGGCCCCGAGGGTCCCGGCGGTGCGCGGGACTTCCTCGTCGTCTACCTTAACAACCTGGAGGCCAAGAGCAGGCAGGTGGCGGCACTGCTGGCACCCCAGGGTCGGAGGAGTGCCAATGACGAGCTCTTCCGGGAGGGCTCCGGACTCAG GCGACAGCTGGCCAAGCTGGCCCTCATCTTCCGCTACGTGCATGCCGAACTGAGCGCACTCTTCCCCGGAGGAAAGTACTGTGGACACACGTACCAGCTCGCCAAGGCCCCAGCCCACAGCTTCTGGAGGGGGCACTGCGGCGCCCG TTGTGTCCTGACCTGGGCTGAGTTTGAGTCCATCTTGTGCACCTGCCACCCGGTGGAATCAGGCTCCACGGGCCTGGCCTTGCGCTCCACCATCAACCTCACTGGCAGCGGCCACGTGTCCATCTTCGAGTTTGACATCTTTACCAGGCTCTTCCAG CCTTGGCCGACACTCCTCAAGAACTGGCAGCTCCTGGCGGTCAACCACCCGGGCTACGTGGCCTTCCTCACGTACGATGAGGTTCAAGCGCGTCTGCAGGCCTGCAGAGACAAGCCAGGCAG CTACATCTTCCGGCCCAGCTGCACTCACCTGGGACAATGGGCCATTGGATTCGTGAACTCAGACGGCAGCATCCTGCAGACCATTTCTCTCAACAAGCCCCTGTTCCAGACACTCCTGGACGGACAAAGGGAAGGCTT CTTCCTCTACCCAGATGGGAAGAACCACAACCCAGACCTGACTGAACTCTGCCAGATGGAGCCCTATCAGCACATCCATGTGTCGGAG GAGCAGCTGAAGCTGTACTGGGCCATGGACTCCACGTTTGAGCTCTGCAAGATCTGTACCGAGAGGGACAAGGACGTGAAAATCAAGCCATGTGGACACCTGCTCTGTGGCAGCTGCCTGGCTACCTGGCAG AACTTTGAAAGCCAGACGTGCCCCTTCTGCCGCGGCGAGATCAAGGGCCAAGAGGCCGTGAGTATCCATCAAtttcaagagaagccagaggAAGCCACGGCCGCTGCCGAGTACCTGAGGTCCAGCAGTGACCaggaagatggggaggaggagctggggcag CCTGGAAGAGTGCCCGAATGCTGGGACTCTAAGCAGAAGGACACGTAG